A portion of the Ferrovum sp. JA12 genome contains these proteins:
- a CDS encoding MucB/RseB C-terminal domain-containing protein: MTRIISFLLLLIITAYSTADELKKNQEFLRDSKAYLESVSLAAHHLSFEGVFVVQHENKMLASKIVHCANGQEMTKINTLDGLPREIISDGEQVKSFFPAYHSIRLEQGQIRRLFPDLITSPVESYLTNYKLNYLGDDRVATRSCHVIEFIPKDNLRYPHVFCIDNETNLVLRASTLGENNEPLITSFFTEIKLDKNVSHAEVTPSYKDTKNWQVENIKLQSEGTNFNDINIGRLPDGFKKISEFSRESPHGSGTMIHQMYTDSLSSFSIFIEDAQPNSKTAHTIISKILQNSLSFYSAQVNNHVVTVVGDLPLNSIKEIVSSVTFSRSSNR; encoded by the coding sequence ATGACAAGAATAATAAGTTTTTTACTTTTATTGATTATTACTGCGTATTCTACAGCTGATGAATTAAAAAAAAATCAAGAGTTTCTGAGGGATTCCAAGGCCTACTTGGAATCCGTTAGTTTGGCTGCACACCATTTAAGTTTCGAGGGGGTTTTTGTTGTTCAGCATGAAAATAAAATGTTGGCCTCGAAAATCGTTCATTGTGCAAATGGACAGGAAATGACGAAAATTAATACTCTTGATGGTTTACCCCGAGAAATTATAAGTGATGGTGAGCAAGTTAAATCTTTTTTCCCAGCTTATCATTCTATTCGCTTAGAGCAAGGTCAAATACGTCGGTTATTTCCTGATTTGATCACATCTCCTGTTGAAAGCTATCTAACTAATTACAAACTTAATTATTTAGGTGATGACCGTGTGGCGACAAGATCTTGTCATGTGATTGAATTTATACCTAAAGATAATTTACGCTACCCCCATGTTTTTTGTATAGATAATGAGACCAACCTAGTTTTACGTGCCTCAACACTAGGTGAGAACAATGAACCATTAATTACTTCGTTTTTTACAGAAATTAAACTGGATAAAAATGTTTCTCATGCCGAGGTAACTCCCTCTTACAAAGATACAAAAAACTGGCAAGTTGAAAATATAAAGCTTCAGAGTGAGGGGACTAATTTTAATGACATAAATATTGGACGTTTACCTGATGGGTTCAAGAAAATATCTGAATTTAGTAGGGAAAGTCCTCATGGCAGCGGTACCATGATTCATCAGATGTATACCGATAGTTTATCTTCCTTTTCTATATTTATTGAAGATGCTCAACCTAATTCAAAAACAGCTCACACCATAATAAGTAAAATTTTACAAAATTCCTTAAGCTTTTACTCGGCGCAGGTTAATAATCATGTAGTGACTGTGGTGGGTGATTTACCTTTGAATTCAATTAAAGAAATTGTTTCTTCTGTCACATTTTCACGGAGTTCTAATCGATGA
- a CDS encoding sigma-E factor negative regulatory protein: MKTENISAFMDNEADAQVEKEILSQWKSDSSVREKWNQYHLIGEVVRDREVHHVNLTNRIFDALADEPTVFVPQKKRQATAKDPSVNKWVAIAAAIFVVIISTQTFKQGSFKFSNTQATQASLDNPAVTQSVASADALPSKYVNSYVNLHRQWSPFTDIQTVDYNAGVVVSK, encoded by the coding sequence ATGAAGACAGAGAACATATCTGCCTTTATGGATAACGAGGCTGATGCGCAGGTTGAGAAGGAGATTCTTAGCCAATGGAAATCAGACAGTAGTGTTCGTGAAAAATGGAACCAATATCATTTGATAGGTGAAGTTGTTAGGGATCGTGAGGTTCATCATGTAAACTTAACAAACAGGATTTTTGATGCCCTTGCAGATGAGCCGACGGTGTTTGTTCCTCAAAAAAAACGCCAAGCGACTGCAAAAGATCCCTCCGTTAATAAATGGGTTGCTATTGCTGCAGCAATCTTTGTGGTAATTATTTCCACGCAAACATTTAAACAAGGTTCATTTAAGTTTTCTAACACGCAGGCAACTCAAGCTTCTTTAGATAATCCTGCTGTCACGCAATCTGTAGCAAGTGCTGATGCTCTACCTTCTAAGTATGTTAACTCCTACGTGAATCTTCATCGTCAGTGGTCTCCTTTCACTGATATTCAAACTGTTGACTATAATGCGGGAGTGGTTGTGTCAAAATGA
- the rpoE gene encoding RNA polymerase sigma factor RpoE — protein sequence MTDRDIDQQLVERAQMGDKRAFEMLVVKYQRKLARLISRLVRDPGEVEDVTQESFIKAYRALSSFRGDSAFYTWLYRIGINTAKNYLVSMGRRAPTSTLLDNDEAENYGESDLLKDVNTPEAELMSRQIAETVNNSMDALPEELRTAIRLREIEGLSYEEIASIMSCPIGTVRSRIFRAREAIAEKLRPQLDIAKDRRW from the coding sequence ATGACTGACAGAGATATTGATCAACAGCTTGTTGAGCGAGCTCAAATGGGTGACAAGAGAGCTTTTGAGATGCTTGTGGTCAAGTATCAGAGAAAGCTTGCTCGCTTAATTAGTCGCTTGGTAAGAGATCCAGGCGAAGTCGAGGATGTCACGCAAGAATCCTTCATTAAAGCCTACCGTGCCCTATCCAGTTTTAGAGGTGATAGTGCTTTTTATACATGGCTTTATCGGATTGGTATTAATACCGCAAAAAACTATTTAGTCTCTATGGGTCGACGAGCACCCACAAGTACCCTTCTTGATAATGATGAAGCGGAAAATTACGGAGAAAGTGACCTGTTGAAAGATGTTAATACACCTGAAGCAGAGTTAATGAGTCGGCAAATAGCTGAAACAGTTAATAATAGTATGGATGCGCTTCCTGAAGAACTGAGAACGGCTATTCGTTTGCGTGAGATTGAAGGTTTAAGTTATGAAGAAATTGCATCCATAATGAGTTGTCCAATAGGAACAGTAAGATCAAGAATTTTTCGTGCGCGCGAAGCGATAGCAGAAAAATTAAGACCCCAGTTAGATATTGCAAAAGACAGGAGATGGTAA
- a CDS encoding NAD(P)H-hydrate dehydratase yields the protein MIPILTKESLRQAQKKNDLDNTLPLVQQAGHQLTLFIKKKCTQYSTILVLLGPGNKGLDALCAVDLLSTQGYIIWILTTENVANFRQLSQRYKHNGNIKLIQKWEFHQFDLILDGLFGIGLNRGLTEPYSNWLRLSNQISTVKIAIDIPSGLMCDTGIAYSDTFQADHTYSLIAGKIGLYTADGPDYCGEIVEDDLNIAVLPDGFTLSKPITHFSWRTQQKNTHKGMFGNIGIIGGAKGMIGASFLTAEACLHSGAGRVWLSALDDSAENMAPLFNPQIMTKSLFELIDSKLDCLIIGPGTNASDFDERIIHSVINVPYPILLDAGFLPLLKDSQLIEQLSHRCQPTIITPHPGEAGQILNRKVISRVEDAKYLSQLLKAWVVLKGQGTVISSPEQRWWINTTGNSALSIPGSGDILCGVIGSLISRCTHLEFALLNAVNIHGQAAMDYQNQYCGTIGMSYRELLFYIRSNLNKL from the coding sequence GTGATCCCTATACTTACAAAAGAGTCGTTACGTCAGGCTCAGAAAAAAAATGATTTAGATAACACCCTCCCCCTTGTACAGCAAGCGGGACATCAACTAACCCTATTTATTAAAAAAAAATGTACTCAATATTCAACAATATTAGTACTACTCGGGCCGGGTAATAAAGGACTCGATGCGTTGTGTGCAGTTGATTTGTTGAGCACTCAAGGATATATCATATGGATTTTAACCACTGAAAATGTGGCTAATTTTAGGCAATTGTCTCAGCGATATAAACATAATGGCAATATCAAGCTAATCCAAAAATGGGAATTTCACCAATTTGACCTGATTCTAGATGGGTTATTTGGTATTGGATTAAATCGTGGTCTAACAGAACCCTATAGTAATTGGCTAAGACTATCAAATCAAATCAGCACCGTAAAAATTGCCATAGATATACCAAGTGGATTAATGTGTGACACAGGCATTGCATACAGCGATACCTTTCAGGCTGATCACACTTACTCATTGATTGCCGGAAAAATTGGCTTATATACCGCAGATGGGCCGGATTATTGCGGTGAAATCGTTGAGGATGATTTAAATATAGCTGTTCTTCCAGATGGTTTTACCCTCAGCAAACCTATTACCCACTTCTCTTGGCGTACTCAACAAAAAAATACTCATAAAGGAATGTTTGGCAACATAGGTATTATTGGCGGTGCAAAAGGAATGATTGGAGCAAGTTTTCTTACGGCTGAAGCCTGCTTACACTCAGGGGCAGGACGAGTATGGCTATCGGCTCTTGATGATTCCGCAGAAAATATGGCTCCTCTGTTCAACCCTCAAATAATGACTAAATCATTATTTGAGTTAATCGACTCTAAATTAGACTGTCTTATCATTGGTCCAGGGACAAATGCCAGTGATTTTGATGAACGAATCATTCACTCAGTGATTAATGTTCCCTATCCAATACTATTAGACGCTGGGTTTCTACCTCTCTTAAAGGATAGTCAACTCATTGAGCAGCTCTCCCACAGATGTCAACCCACCATCATTACTCCTCATCCAGGTGAAGCCGGTCAGATATTGAATAGAAAAGTTATCAGCCGAGTTGAGGATGCAAAATATCTCTCCCAACTATTGAAAGCCTGGGTTGTTCTAAAAGGGCAAGGCACAGTCATCTCATCCCCAGAGCAACGTTGGTGGATCAATACCACCGGCAATTCAGCATTGTCTATTCCTGGATCCGGCGATATATTGTGTGGCGTAATAGGGTCTTTAATATCAAGATGTACTCACCTTGAATTCGCTTTACTCAATGCAGTGAATATACACGGACAGGCAGCGATGGATTACCAAAATCAATATTGTGGGACCATAGGAATGTCTTACCGTGAGCTTCTATTCTATATTCGCTCAAACCTAAATAAGCTATAA